In Notolabrus celidotus isolate fNotCel1 chromosome 8, fNotCel1.pri, whole genome shotgun sequence, a genomic segment contains:
- the LOC117817041 gene encoding mucin-5AC isoform X2: MEDPGKDFHKEKDTEEQVIQERHFLPVKEEQEDEDEGGDKINEELEDKVTDEIPPGTNNTDPVLMKPAEINGGHTGPVPPGKLLNGCHSNSGPDRVSVLTSKQTSTIINRTARPFFSPPTVQSPETVRPVAGIPPPPSYATPPLPSQPVAFSPPPPPSYPTPPLPAFTNQPPQNYYSSPPLMSPVMSPSSPPPAQFPSVSQYPPMPHYGPPTAPKPSTFVPQPAGERKQTIQIKTGILEEGSVRRANRKSMFTFKEKQVLAPNPELLSLVQGADERKKHGLRSVPEPASEEELLALGAEASNFLAEKEDRAEEARAPEWASCLKSSRTQPRMEHRLEQTLSNVSGKGAELFAKRQSRMEKFVLENKTSGQRRSPSPTMSLPPSWVYPSTMPGRVKAIAKNSDVSAQLSQNLKAQQAVRQKPKQKAPAPEPVPEMPPLENGCSKIEMDLSRHRPYQLNSSLFTFTPTKDPLSTLPRGAPQSKNMMSSQSFSRQTSLPLNPPSNFRTQSLSPQLPLSPMGRAEYMSSPASGQQRISSPMSAFSPERVSSPRSGVQAPRPTFSAKKAGIAPQTPKESSPAKSQAETPTPTSTPSLTKRFSSPEGPVTRTWTPSLPTNQPSTTISSRSVTSPVLSPRGSRCQSPISQNITFSTVTPSQVSTAASPRPPWGSRCQSPMVNQNTQSSNSSSVTGFRPTQTSATNSPVSPPWGSRCQSPMVNQQIQSSTVTSAFTPRQSAVTSPRSPPWGSRSQSPMVSQHTQSSTMPISRSPQTGTTTSPWGSRCQSPMVVHNTSTSRPSQISSATSPASPPWGSRSQSPALSQTSLSFSATKPLYTSSVSAPKDSRCMSPIVNNLDSKANHRLLAKNIINAAKRKNSPSPGALSGHSLPISPLGNSHHGYDCHKPPMSPFQSRSLGAQSPTFTSPPVTPTQRICSPVRLYNTRSLTDSDASIESEDSGLRSPGFNSYNTCPRGWGGSLRVKRSTVSTDL, from the exons ATGGAGGACCCAGGTAAAGATTTTCACAAAGAGAAGGACACAGAGGAGCAAGTTATCCAAGAGAGACATTTCCTCCCTGTCaaggaagagcaggaggatgaggatgaagggGGAGATAAAATCAATGAGGAGCTTGAGGACAAAGTAACGGATGAGATTCCCCCTGGAACTAATAATACCGATCCAGTTCTGATGAAACCTGCAGAGATAAATGGGGGCCACACAGGGCCAGTTCCTCCTGGAAAGCTTCTCAATGGTTGCCACAGTAATTCTGGACCTGACAGAGTGTCTGTGCTCACATCCAAGCAGACAAGCACCATCATCAATCGAACTGCCAGACCCTTTTTCTCACCACCGACAGTACAGTCTCCAGAGACAGTTCGCCCCGTCGCGggcattcctcctcctccttcctacgccactcctcctctcccctcccaacCTGTTGctttctccccccctcctcctccgtcaTATCCCACACCTCCGCTACCAGCATTTACAAACCAACCCCCACAGAACTACTACTCCAGTCCACCTCTGATGTCGCCTGTCATgtctccttcctcccctccaccaGCCCAGTTTCCCTCTGTATCTCAGTATCCACCCATGCCCCATTACGGCCCTCCAACTGCCCCAAAGCCCAGCACCTTTGTTCCCCAGCCTGCCGGAGAGAGGAAGCAGACAATACAGATAAAAACAGGAATACTCGAGGAGGGATCTGTTAGACGGGCAAATAGGAAGTCAATGTTCACGTTCAAAGAGAAGCAAGTGTTGGCTCCCAACCCTGAGCTGCTCTCTTTAGTGCAAGGGGCAGATGAAAGGAAGAAACATGGACTCAGATCTGTACCTGAACCAGCGTCAGAGGAGGAGTTACTGGCACTGGGTGCAGAGGCCTCCAACTTCCTGGCCGAGAAGGAAGACCGGGCTGAGGAGGCAAGAGCTCCAGAGTGGGCTTCCTGCCTCAAGAGCTCCAGGACACAACCAAGGATGGAACACAGGCTGGAGCAGACCCTCTCCAATGTTTCAGGAAAGGGGGCAGAGCTGTTTGCCAAGCGCCAGTCCAGAATGGAGAAATTTGTCCTAGAAAACAAAACTTCTGGACAAAGAAGGTCTCCCTCTCCTACGATGTCTCTCCCACCATCTTGGGTGTACCCATCAACCATGCCTGGCAGGGTCAAGGCCATCGCTAAAAACTCTGACGTGAGCGCTCAGCTTTCACAAAACCTAAAGGCCCAACAggctgtcaggcagaaaccaaAGCAGAAAGCACCAGCACCAGAGCCAGTCCCAGAAATGCCTCCTTTAGAAAACGGCTGCTCAAAGATAGAAATGGACTTGTCGAGGCACCGGCCCTACCAGCTGAACTCTTCCCTCTTCACCTTTACTCCAACAAAGGACCCTCTCAGCACCCTACCCAGAGGAGCACCACAGTCCAAGAACATGATGTCCTCACAGTCTTTCTCCAGACAGACTTCACTGCCTCTCAACCCTCCATCTAATTTCAGAACCCAGAGTTTGTCTCCACAGCTGCCACTCAGTCCCATGGGACGAGCTGAGTATATGTCAAGCCCAGCGTCTGGGCAGCAGAGGATCAGTTCCCCGATGTCTGCCTTCTCCCCGGAGCGGGTGTCTTCACCTCGGTCAGGGGTCCAGGCACCCAGGCCAACATTTTCTGCCAAGAAGGCAGGGATTGCACCGCAG ACACCAAAGGAATCCTCCCCAGCCAAAAGTCAAGCTGAGACTCCCACACCAACAAGTACGCCGAGCCTCACCAAACGCTTCAGCAGCCCAGAGGGCCCAGTTACCAGAACCTGGACGCCCAGCCTTCCTACCAATCAACCCTCCACCACCATCTCCAGCCGCTCAGTCACTTCACCTGTTTTATCACCAAGGGGTTCAAGATGTCAGTCCCCTATAAGTCAGAACATCACTTTTTCCACTGTAACCCCCTCCCAGGTATCTACAGCCGCCTCTCCTCGCCCTCCTTGGGGTTCAAGATGTCAGTCTCCAATGGTGAACCAGAACACCCAGTCCTCCAACAGTTCATCCGTAACTGGTTTCAGACCAACCCAAACTTCTGCCACCAATtctcctgtttctcctccttGGGGTTCAAGATGCCAGTCCCCAATGGTTAACCAGCAGATCCAATCTTCTACAGTCACCTCCGCGTTCACACCCAGACAATCCGCGGTTACATCTCCACGCTCTCCTCCTTGGGGATCAAGAAGCCAGTCCCCTATGGTAAGCCAACATACCCAGTCTTCAACCATGCCTATTTCCAGATCTCCCCAAACTGGTACCACCACTTCTCCGTGGGGATCAAGATGCCAGTCCCCAATGGTAGTTCACAATACTTCCACATCCAGACCTTCCCAAATATCGTCAGCCAcatctcctgcctctcctccatGGGGTTCACGTTCCCAGTCTCCTGCACTCTCCCAGACCAGTTTATCCTTCTCTGCCACTAAGCCTCTGTACACATCCTCTGTTTCAGCACCCAAAGACAGCCGGTGCATGTCCCCAATTGTTAATAACCTGGACTCTAAAGCCAATCATCGTCTCCTAGCCAAGAACATCATCAATGCAGCCAAACGTAAAAACAGTCCCTCCCCTGGAGCTCTGAGCGGTCACAGCCTTCCAATCTCACCTTTGGGAAATTCCCACCATGGCTATGACTGTCATAAACCGCCCATGAGCCCTTTCCAGTCCCGATCATTAGGGGCCCAGTCCCCTACCTTCACCAGCCCTCCTGTCACACCAACACAGAGGATCTGCTCTCCTGTGAGGCTTTACAACACCCGCTCCCTCACTGATTCTGATGCGTCCATCGAGTCTGAAGACTCAGGCCTCCGGTCACCGGGCTTCAATTCATACAACACCTGTCCCCGCGGCTGGGGCGGGAGCCTTAGGGTAAAGAGAAGCACCGTCTCCACTGACTTGTGA
- the LOC117817041 gene encoding synaptopodin 2-like protein isoform X1 yields MEMEKGHMPIRRGVSWSPGGLRKPLQATQNMHTPGTECDASWEKTGFNSEQMSRKTNLTRSASLSEKELKEARVRSQIIAAQLTIPSDSNSRGVQLFNRRKQRVNAFTLESCGEGSEEDRSGYVKTDSLSNELTWAERSSEEKDRDLNFKNSTNNLTPPGRVHSAGDLMEDPGKDFHKEKDTEEQVIQERHFLPVKEEQEDEDEGGDKINEELEDKVTDEIPPGTNNTDPVLMKPAEINGGHTGPVPPGKLLNGCHSNSGPDRVSVLTSKQTSTIINRTARPFFSPPTVQSPETVRPVAGIPPPPSYATPPLPSQPVAFSPPPPPSYPTPPLPAFTNQPPQNYYSSPPLMSPVMSPSSPPPAQFPSVSQYPPMPHYGPPTAPKPSTFVPQPAGERKQTIQIKTGILEEGSVRRANRKSMFTFKEKQVLAPNPELLSLVQGADERKKHGLRSVPEPASEEELLALGAEASNFLAEKEDRAEEARAPEWASCLKSSRTQPRMEHRLEQTLSNVSGKGAELFAKRQSRMEKFVLENKTSGQRRSPSPTMSLPPSWVYPSTMPGRVKAIAKNSDVSAQLSQNLKAQQAVRQKPKQKAPAPEPVPEMPPLENGCSKIEMDLSRHRPYQLNSSLFTFTPTKDPLSTLPRGAPQSKNMMSSQSFSRQTSLPLNPPSNFRTQSLSPQLPLSPMGRAEYMSSPASGQQRISSPMSAFSPERVSSPRSGVQAPRPTFSAKKAGIAPQTPKESSPAKSQAETPTPTSTPSLTKRFSSPEGPVTRTWTPSLPTNQPSTTISSRSVTSPVLSPRGSRCQSPISQNITFSTVTPSQVSTAASPRPPWGSRCQSPMVNQNTQSSNSSSVTGFRPTQTSATNSPVSPPWGSRCQSPMVNQQIQSSTVTSAFTPRQSAVTSPRSPPWGSRSQSPMVSQHTQSSTMPISRSPQTGTTTSPWGSRCQSPMVVHNTSTSRPSQISSATSPASPPWGSRSQSPALSQTSLSFSATKPLYTSSVSAPKDSRCMSPIVNNLDSKANHRLLAKNIINAAKRKNSPSPGALSGHSLPISPLGNSHHGYDCHKPPMSPFQSRSLGAQSPTFTSPPVTPTQRICSPVRLYNTRSLTDSDASIESEDSGLRSPGFNSYNTCPRGWGGSLRVKRSTVSTDL; encoded by the exons ATGGAGATGGAAAAGGGACATATGCCCATCAGGAGAGGGGTGAGCTGGAGTCCAGGAGGATTGAGAAAACCTCTTCAGGCAACGCAAAACATGCACACCCCTGGGACGGAGTGCGATGCATCATGGGAGAAGACAGGATTCAACTCAGAACAGATGAGCCGGAAAACAA ATCTGACTCGCAGTGCCAGTTTATCAGAGAAGGAGTTAAAGGAGGCTCGCGTCAGGAGTCAGATTATTGCTGCTCAGCTCACAATCCCTTCCGACTCCAACTCCAGAGGCGTGCAGCTCTTCAACCGGCGCAAGCAGAGAGTGAACGCCTTTACACTGGAAAGCTGTGGTGAGGGTTCAGAGGAGGACAGATCGGGATATGTGAAAACCGACTCCTTGTCTAACGAATTAACATGGGCAGAGAGGAGCAGTGAGGAGAAGGACAGAGACCTGAACTTTAAAAATAGCACTAACAATCTCACACCACCTGGGAGGGTACATTCAGCCGGTGATTTGATGGAGGACCCAGGTAAAGATTTTCACAAAGAGAAGGACACAGAGGAGCAAGTTATCCAAGAGAGACATTTCCTCCCTGTCaaggaagagcaggaggatgaggatgaagggGGAGATAAAATCAATGAGGAGCTTGAGGACAAAGTAACGGATGAGATTCCCCCTGGAACTAATAATACCGATCCAGTTCTGATGAAACCTGCAGAGATAAATGGGGGCCACACAGGGCCAGTTCCTCCTGGAAAGCTTCTCAATGGTTGCCACAGTAATTCTGGACCTGACAGAGTGTCTGTGCTCACATCCAAGCAGACAAGCACCATCATCAATCGAACTGCCAGACCCTTTTTCTCACCACCGACAGTACAGTCTCCAGAGACAGTTCGCCCCGTCGCGggcattcctcctcctccttcctacgccactcctcctctcccctcccaacCTGTTGctttctccccccctcctcctccgtcaTATCCCACACCTCCGCTACCAGCATTTACAAACCAACCCCCACAGAACTACTACTCCAGTCCACCTCTGATGTCGCCTGTCATgtctccttcctcccctccaccaGCCCAGTTTCCCTCTGTATCTCAGTATCCACCCATGCCCCATTACGGCCCTCCAACTGCCCCAAAGCCCAGCACCTTTGTTCCCCAGCCTGCCGGAGAGAGGAAGCAGACAATACAGATAAAAACAGGAATACTCGAGGAGGGATCTGTTAGACGGGCAAATAGGAAGTCAATGTTCACGTTCAAAGAGAAGCAAGTGTTGGCTCCCAACCCTGAGCTGCTCTCTTTAGTGCAAGGGGCAGATGAAAGGAAGAAACATGGACTCAGATCTGTACCTGAACCAGCGTCAGAGGAGGAGTTACTGGCACTGGGTGCAGAGGCCTCCAACTTCCTGGCCGAGAAGGAAGACCGGGCTGAGGAGGCAAGAGCTCCAGAGTGGGCTTCCTGCCTCAAGAGCTCCAGGACACAACCAAGGATGGAACACAGGCTGGAGCAGACCCTCTCCAATGTTTCAGGAAAGGGGGCAGAGCTGTTTGCCAAGCGCCAGTCCAGAATGGAGAAATTTGTCCTAGAAAACAAAACTTCTGGACAAAGAAGGTCTCCCTCTCCTACGATGTCTCTCCCACCATCTTGGGTGTACCCATCAACCATGCCTGGCAGGGTCAAGGCCATCGCTAAAAACTCTGACGTGAGCGCTCAGCTTTCACAAAACCTAAAGGCCCAACAggctgtcaggcagaaaccaaAGCAGAAAGCACCAGCACCAGAGCCAGTCCCAGAAATGCCTCCTTTAGAAAACGGCTGCTCAAAGATAGAAATGGACTTGTCGAGGCACCGGCCCTACCAGCTGAACTCTTCCCTCTTCACCTTTACTCCAACAAAGGACCCTCTCAGCACCCTACCCAGAGGAGCACCACAGTCCAAGAACATGATGTCCTCACAGTCTTTCTCCAGACAGACTTCACTGCCTCTCAACCCTCCATCTAATTTCAGAACCCAGAGTTTGTCTCCACAGCTGCCACTCAGTCCCATGGGACGAGCTGAGTATATGTCAAGCCCAGCGTCTGGGCAGCAGAGGATCAGTTCCCCGATGTCTGCCTTCTCCCCGGAGCGGGTGTCTTCACCTCGGTCAGGGGTCCAGGCACCCAGGCCAACATTTTCTGCCAAGAAGGCAGGGATTGCACCGCAG ACACCAAAGGAATCCTCCCCAGCCAAAAGTCAAGCTGAGACTCCCACACCAACAAGTACGCCGAGCCTCACCAAACGCTTCAGCAGCCCAGAGGGCCCAGTTACCAGAACCTGGACGCCCAGCCTTCCTACCAATCAACCCTCCACCACCATCTCCAGCCGCTCAGTCACTTCACCTGTTTTATCACCAAGGGGTTCAAGATGTCAGTCCCCTATAAGTCAGAACATCACTTTTTCCACTGTAACCCCCTCCCAGGTATCTACAGCCGCCTCTCCTCGCCCTCCTTGGGGTTCAAGATGTCAGTCTCCAATGGTGAACCAGAACACCCAGTCCTCCAACAGTTCATCCGTAACTGGTTTCAGACCAACCCAAACTTCTGCCACCAATtctcctgtttctcctccttGGGGTTCAAGATGCCAGTCCCCAATGGTTAACCAGCAGATCCAATCTTCTACAGTCACCTCCGCGTTCACACCCAGACAATCCGCGGTTACATCTCCACGCTCTCCTCCTTGGGGATCAAGAAGCCAGTCCCCTATGGTAAGCCAACATACCCAGTCTTCAACCATGCCTATTTCCAGATCTCCCCAAACTGGTACCACCACTTCTCCGTGGGGATCAAGATGCCAGTCCCCAATGGTAGTTCACAATACTTCCACATCCAGACCTTCCCAAATATCGTCAGCCAcatctcctgcctctcctccatGGGGTTCACGTTCCCAGTCTCCTGCACTCTCCCAGACCAGTTTATCCTTCTCTGCCACTAAGCCTCTGTACACATCCTCTGTTTCAGCACCCAAAGACAGCCGGTGCATGTCCCCAATTGTTAATAACCTGGACTCTAAAGCCAATCATCGTCTCCTAGCCAAGAACATCATCAATGCAGCCAAACGTAAAAACAGTCCCTCCCCTGGAGCTCTGAGCGGTCACAGCCTTCCAATCTCACCTTTGGGAAATTCCCACCATGGCTATGACTGTCATAAACCGCCCATGAGCCCTTTCCAGTCCCGATCATTAGGGGCCCAGTCCCCTACCTTCACCAGCCCTCCTGTCACACCAACACAGAGGATCTGCTCTCCTGTGAGGCTTTACAACACCCGCTCCCTCACTGATTCTGATGCGTCCATCGAGTCTGAAGACTCAGGCCTCCGGTCACCGGGCTTCAATTCATACAACACCTGTCCCCGCGGCTGGGGCGGGAGCCTTAGGGTAAAGAGAAGCACCGTCTCCACTGACTTGTGA